A single window of Channa argus isolate prfri chromosome 2, Channa argus male v1.0, whole genome shotgun sequence DNA harbors:
- the baz2ba gene encoding bromodomain adjacent to zinc finger domain protein 2B isoform X9: protein MVAFYGRTGGQARISVLEQLCQRVEDISNNMESGERLASPAPTLSAARTSSPAASSSSSSSSSSSPAPHSKSSLAPSPSALGSTLTTSGLFGAAGEQPFIGSTLSSAFPLVNHPAFGAIYTAGAGRPEFGGLGSLGMSAALAAHPQLGALSEWWRAAEAHGRGAAAFLPSFIGFPPFFTPHIQPNHSASPVQNRMPGKNSNAPPKGVNGAVNGSGVCPPTTQSGNFSASPAPVQATTKPTKNSDPTTRRSSPQNNPGDLVAKPTQKSKEKKPRKKPADNSVASNSESGTSSDSSSDGSLSSDLEDLAEDDEDDDDDDEDDEEEDKQSEFSDSEKQTKKNTKVVIPNFGTAKTDTSISGERRDKKVTQAQKIPSNPPTLVPLPCSVSPPAVSQNSPLALHSSRSWPEGTMQHFSVIQSTGLAANSKPLALLTQSQRESSPSSSPIALTTSPKPLASTASPKPPKLLPSTSPQHLPLSLCSSPKPLSVPSPPRSTLPLSTSPKPFGLTSPVTSSRKSSLKPPQHRVPSAAKSNKRKLLEASLAQINEFRLKQTLMSQGQTFPADQKKQQPGPKKSPKRTSLSSSPFPPAPRPPPQNNQSNLFLTSALLGLPEPHQPNGVIQSTTQDAPLALITKPRKDSAPQGKSPQCDSDGGSLPVNLSTGASRTQATTQAGPLSLHPTTSPSATGHGSRKNKIPKGKGQTPGLGQGQGQGQGQADPLSAWKGFSQNHLVQSLVDLFRGGEPGIRIPGVSIPGVGIPGVGIPGTCNPTAGLPANKESDDSGDDDDDEDDDLEEEEDEDDSDDSLSESDSNSDSDISGKKVKELKMLPSGSSKKEMTPRRLTKGPELLNTSTSHPATSCSPLNLQVIKSPATVTSSSALAYHSSPGSSSYSLASPLGLGKRKRVMDEKDLMVPLELGWRRETRIKSVAGRPQGEVAYYAPCGKKLRQYPDVMKYLSRNGISGITRDNFSFSAKIRVGDFYEAREGPQGLQWSLLKEEEVIPRILAMEGRRGRPPNSERQLLGEGTKGTRRRKGRPPNVGDPVAPEGPSPSEVKLLRKLEAQEIARQAAQMKLMRKLEKQALARAAKEARKQQAIMAAEERRKQKEQIKIIKQQEKIKRIQQIRMEKELRAQQILEAKRKKKEEAANAKILEAEKRIKEKELRRQQAEILKHQELERHRLDMVWERERRRQHVMLMKAVEARKKAEERERLRQEKRDEKRLNKERKLEQRRLELEIARELKKPNEDMCLSDHKLLPEFSRIPGLILPGRAVSDCLMLMQFLRGFGKVLGLDLNVDVPTLGMLQEGLLNVGDSMGQVQDLLVKMLSLAVCDPGLPPGQKTKTMLGDHLTNVGINRDNVSEVLQMYMGAHCANTELAPLAFSLKTKAFQAHTPAQKASILGFLANELACSKAVISEIDKSLDQMANMRKDKIIMEGKLKKLRTIYAKRTGKREASMCLEENQSIGTPSSAAKRKRKLGGDSDEDEEEDDDSDDQAEEEEDEEEEEMKKVKKVETYDEDDVDQATSIEELEKQIEKLAKQHHQTRRKLFEISHSLRSMMYGQDRYRRRYWVLPHCGGVFIEAMESGEAPEELEEERQRRRRTAEEIKVKEEPQEIELQKENPINSDGQSIRTQGLEQQHEEEKEQGRKNNSPNLFYQQPDCASKLCTLRDVNKDINKETVRAEGNESPHVRQNGSPVGTSSSLTTNTSELAEVATSSIVTINNTTNIPPPALSSVSVPCLPAPRDSPGNTPPTSSPAPSPLFSFQANDQLLRVLTERSGHWFSLLPRNPCDLSSLTTTPPGAPRMSPQASSTPGRPKSPPPSPALPLTPSAASASTSPHHPAGLLNYPLSALQVKSGGSLLGVSFGSWPSGMISPSLPLCSSPSPMLGHVLEGNTAASVSSKSESPLPRIEKTSSMPTSALEMPKSLDLTTPRPIPEEMLAGWWRVSDIEELRALVDALHCRGMREKGLQRQMQKYMEIIPQVCTKHKDVAMIELHELEESQVSVESVRGWCVEEQAMEMDIAVLQQVEELERKVTAASLQVKGWTYPDPQSEREDLVYYEHKPPTTKSTAGSANGADKDTKEHPEERGEKGGVMRHPDNPLDIAVTRLADLERNIERSGEEEVAHGMKVWRKALSEVRSAAQLAMCIQQLQKSIAWERSIMKVYCQMCKKGDNEDLLLLCDGCDKGCHTYCHKPKITSIPEGDWYCPACISKASGPSPKSKKPPSKPLASSGGSSKKGGEVKKNGKQAGNGDMSEDDSASASSTPKKTAKDTSRKRKPEETSLALPASNQESPVCVKRAKTARDNNRDLGLCRVLLAELERHQDAWPFLTPVNLKSVPGYKKVIKKPMDFSTIREKLVSSQYQNLETFIIDVNLVFDNCEKFNEDNSDIGRAGHNMRKFFEKRWTELLKQTN from the exons ATATGGAGTCTGGAGAGCGGCTGGCCTCCCCTGCGCCCACCCTGTCTGCTGCTCGCACCTCCTCCCCTGcggcctcttcctcctcctcttcttcctcttcttcatcccCCGCTCCCCACTCTAAGAGCAGCCTGGCCCCAAGCCCCTCAGCACTGGGATCCACTCTCACCACCTCTG GGCTGTTTGGAGCAGCAGGAGAGCAACCCTTCATTGGCTCCACATTGTCAAGTGCCTTCCCTCTGGTCAACCACCCAGCCTTTGGAGCCATCTACACTGCCGGAGCAGGCAGGCCTGAGTTTGGAGGCCTGGGCTCCCTGGGCATGTCAGCTGCTCTGGCTGCCCACCCCCAGCTAGGAGCCCTTTCTG AGTGGTGGCGAGCTGCTGAAGCCCATGGACGGGgagctgctgcttttctccCTTCCTTCATTGGATTCCCTCCATTTTTCACTCCTCATATTCAGCCCAACCACAGCGCCAGTCCTGTCCAGAACAGGATGCCTGGCAAGAATAGCAATGCCCCACCTAAAG GGGTGAATGGGGCAGTGAATGGTAGTGGCGTCTGTCCTCCAACCACACAATCAGGGAACTTTTCTGCAAGTCCAGCTCCTGTTCAGGCAACCACCAAACCGACCAAAAATTCAGACCCCACTACTCGCCGTAGCAGCCCTCAGAACAACCCAGGAGACCTGGTGGCAAAGCCGACCCAGAAATCTAAAGAAAAG AAGCCACGAAAGAAGCCAGCAGACAATTCTGTGGCAAGCAACAGTGAATCTGGAACATCTTCAGATAGCTCAAGTGACGGGTCCCTCAGCAGTGATCTGGAAGACCTGGCAGAGGacgatgaagatgatgatgatgacgatgaggatgatgaggaagaggacAAACAAAGTGAATTTTCTGACTctgagaaacagacaaaaaagaacacaaag GTTGTAATACCCAACTTTGGAACTGCTAAGACAGACACATCAATCTCTGGGGAACGCCGAGACAAAAAAGTTACCCAGGCTCAGAAGATCCCTTCCAACCCCCCAACTCTTGTGCCCTTACCCTGCTCTGTCTCCCCTCCTGCCGTGTCTCAAAATTCGCCGCTGGCCTTGCACAGTTCCAGGTCCTGGCCAGAGGGGACAATGCAACACTTCAGTGTGATTCAGTCAACTGGCCTGGCTGCCAACTCAAAGCCCCTGGCGCTCCTCACTCAGTCCCAGAGGGAGTCGTCACCGTCTTCCTCCCCTATAGCCCTCACCACATCTCCAAAGCCACTTGCCAGCACCGCGTCTCCCAAACCTCCTAAACTGCTGCCCTCCACGTCCCCTCAGCACCTGCCCCTCTCCCTGTGTTCTTCTCCTAAGCCTCTTTCTGTTCCCTCTCCACCTCGCTCAACTCTTCCTCTGTCTACCTCCCCAAAACCTTTTGGCTTGACCTCACCTGTAACAAGCTCCCGGAAGTCCTCACTGAAGCCACCTCAGCACAGGGTTCCTAGCGCTGCCAAATCTAACAAAAGGAAACTGCTGGAAGCTTCACTTGCGCAGATCAATGAGTTTAGGCTGAAACAG ACTCTCATGTCCCAAGGGCAGACATTCCCAGCTGACCAAAAGAAGCAACAGCCGGGGCCAAAAAAGTCACCCAAGAGGACATCTCTGTCTTCATCGCCATTTCCACCTGCTCCTCGTCCTCCACCCCAGAACAATCAATCCAACCTCTTCCTCACGAGTGCCCTGCTGGGGCTCCCTGAACCCCACCAGCCTAATGGAGTCATCCAAAGTACCACTCAGGATGCACCTTTGGCCCTCATCACCAAACCTCGCAAAGACTCTGCCCCTCAAGGCAAGTCCCCTCAGTGTGACTCAGATGGTGGGTCTCTGCCTGTCAATCTGAGCACAGGAGCAAGCAGGACCCAAGCAACTACCCAGGCTGGGCCTCTGTCACTGCACCCCACTACCTCACCCAGTGCCACAGGTCATGGATCTAGAAAGAACAAGATCCCCAAGGGTAAGGGACAGACACCAGGGCTTGGACAGGGACAAGGACAGGGACAGGGACAAGCAGACCCTTTATCTGCCTGGAAGGGCTTCTCTCAGAACCACCTGGTACAGTCTCTAGTAGATTTGTTTCGTGGAGGAGAGCCAGGGATCAGGATTCCTGGAGTTAGTATCCCTGGAGTTGGAATTCCTGGAGTGGGGATCCCTGGAACATGTAACCCCACAGCTGGTCTACCTGCTAACAAGGAATCTGATGACTCGGgagatgatgacgatgatgaggatgatgaccttgaagaggaggaagatgaagatgactCGGATGATAGTTTGTCAG AGTCTGACAGCAACTCAGACAGTGACATCTCTGGAAAGAAAGTCAAGGAGCTGAAGATGCTGCCGTCTGGATCATCAAAGAAGGAGATGACTCCTCGCAGGCTAACCAAAGGCCCAGAACTACTGAACACCTCAACCAGTCACCCTGCCACCAGCTGCTCCCCTCTTAACCTACAGGTCATCAAGTCTCCAGCCACTGTTACCAGCTCCAGTGCCTTGGCCTATCACAGCTCTCCAGGCTCATCATCCTACAGCCTAGCCTCTCCATTAG GCTtaggaaagaggaagagggtgATGGATGAGAAGGACTTGATGGTACCTCTGGAACTGGG gTGGCGGAGGGAAACAAGAATCAAATCTGTGGCTGGGCGCCCACAGGGCGAGGTGGCTTACTACGCCCCATGTGGCAAGAAACTAAGGCAGTACCCAGATGTGATGAAG TATCTATCCAGAAATGGAATAAGTGGCATCACGCGTGATAATTTTAGCTTCAGTGCAAAGATAAGGGTTGGTGACTTCTATGAAGCCAGAGAAGGACCCCAG GGTTTACAGTGGAGCcttttaaaagaagaagaggtcATTCCTCGTATTTTGGCAATGGAAGGTCGTCGGGGGCGACCCCCTAATTCAGAGCGCCAGTTATTGGGGGAAGGCACCAAAGGTACACGACGGAGGAAGGGACGACCCCCTAATGTGGGTGATCCAGTGGCACCTGAGGGCCCCAGTCCTAGTGAGGTCAAACTTCTGCGTAAACTAGAGGCTCAAG AAATAGCCCGACAGGCTGCCCAGATGAAACTAATGAGAAAACTGGAAAAGCAGGCACTGGCACGTGCAGCCAAAGAGGCTCGAAAACAGCAAG CTATCATGGCAgcagaggaaaggaggaagCAGAAAGAACAGATCAAGATCATAAAGCAGCAG gaaaagATCAAGCGTATTCAGCAAATTCGTATGGAGAAGGAACTCCGAGCACAGCAAATTTTGGAG GCCAAAcgaaaaaagaaggaagaagcCGCCAATGCCAAAATATTGGAGGCTGAAAAACGGATAAAG GAGAAAGAGTTGCGGAGACAGCAGGCGGAGATTCTCAAACACCAG GAGTTGGAGAGGCATAGACTAGATATGGTATGg gagagggagagaagaaggcAACATGTAATGCTGATGAAGGCTGTTGAGGCTCGCAAGAAAGCAGAG GAGCGTGAACGCTTGCGGCAGGAGAAAAGGGATGAGAAGCGTCTGAACAAAGAGCGTAAACTGGAGCAACGGAGGCTGGAGCTCGAGATAGCGAGGGAACTGAAAAAGCCAAATGAAGACATGTGTCTGTCTGATCATAAG cttcTCCCTGAGTTCTCCAGGATTCCTGGACTCATTCTACCAGGACGTGCTGTTTCAGACTGTCTGATGCTGATGCAGTTCTTGCGAGGTTTTGGGAAGGTTTTGGGGCTAGATTTGAATGTGGATGTGCCCACTCTGGGCATGCTACAAGAGGGCTTGCTGAATGTAGGGGACAGCATGGGCCAAGTCCAAGACCTTCTAGTCAAAATGCTTTCTTTAGCAGTCTGTGATCCTGGTTTACCACCTGGGCAAAAG ACTAAAACCATGCTGGGGGACCACCTGACCAATGTTGGTATCAACAGGGATAATGTTTCTGAAGTGCTTCAAATGTACATGGGAGCCCATTGTGCCAATACAGAACTGGCTCCTCTGGCCTTCAGTCTGAAGACCAAGGCCTTCCAGGCGCACACACCTGCCCAAAAGGCCTCGATTCTGGGCTTCCTGGCTAATGAGCTTGCCTGCAGCAAAGCTGTTATCAG TGAGATTGACAAGAGCCTGGATCAGATGGCAAACATGAGGAAAGACAAGATCATAATGGAGGGAAAACTGAAGAA gTTGAGAACCATTTATGCCAAACGTACTGGCAAGAGGGAGGCCAGTATGTGTCTGGAAGAAAACCAGTCCATTGGTACTCCATCCTCTGCTGCCAAACGCAAGAGAAAACTGGGTGGAGAtagtgatgaagatgaagaagaagatgatgatagTGATGACcaggcagaggaagaggaggatgaggaggaggaagagatgaagaaggTTAAAAAGGTGGAGACATATGATGAG gATGACGTTGACCAAGCCACCAGTATCGAGGAGCTAGAGAAGCAGATAGAAAAATTAGCTAAG CAACATCATCAGACCAGAAGAAAGCTGTTTGAGATTTCTCATTCTCTGCGCTCCATGATGTATGGTCAGGATCGTTACCGCCGCCGATACTGGGTACTTCCGCACTGTGGAGGAGTCTTCATTGAAGCCATGGAAAGTGGCGAAG CTCCAGAGGAACTGGAGGAGGAGCGACAGAGGCGGAGGAGAACAGCAGAAGAGATTAAGGTCAAAGAGGAACCTCAAGAGATTGAGTTGCAAAAGGAGAACCCCATAAACAGTGATGGTCAGAGCATTCGAACACAAGGATTGGAGCAACAGcatgaggaggaaaaggagcaGGGGAGGAAAAACAACTCCCCAAACCTTTTCTACCAGCAACCAGACTGTGCTTCCAAACTGTGTACGCTCCGAGACGTCAACAAGGACATCAACAAAGAAACTGTGAGGGCAGAGGGCAACGAGAGTCCCCATGTGAGACAGAATGGCAGCCCTGTCGGCACATCATCCTCCCTAACAACTAATACCTCTGAGCTGGCAGAAGTAGCAACCTCCTCCATAGTAACCATTAATAACACTACCAACATCCCTCCCCCAGCTTTATCCTCTGTATCTGTACCGTGCCTGCCAGCCCCACGTGACAGCCCAGGAAACACTCCTCCCACTTCATCCCCTGCTCCATCTCCACTCTTCTCCTTCCAAGCCAATGACCAGCTACTCCGAGTCCTGACAGAGAGGAGCGGACACTGGTTTAGTCTGCTACCACGCAACCCCTGTGACCTCTCTTCCCTTACCACAACTCCTCCTGGAGCACCGCGCATGTCTCCTCAGGCATCCTCCACCCCAGGCAGGCCCAAATCCCCACCTCCCTCCCCTGCCCTACCTCTCACACCTTCTGCTGCCTCAGCCTCCACCAGCCCACACCACCCTGCAGGCCTCCTCAACTACCCACTATCAGCACTACAG GTTAAGTCAGGTGGCTCATTGCTGGGAGTTTCTTTTGGAAGTTGGCCCAGTGGTATGATTAGTCCTAGTCTGCCTCTTTGCAGCAGCCCCAGCCCCATGCTGGGTCATGTTCTTGAGGGCAACACAGCAGCAAGTGTCTCCAGTAAAAGTGAATCCCCTTTACCTCGCATTGAGAAAACTTCATCCATGCCCACATCTGCCCTGGAAATGCCTAAATCCCTTGACCTCACCACGCCGAGACCCATCCCAGAGG AGATGCTGGCAGGGTGGTGGCGGGTATCAGACATTGAGGAGCTAAGGGCTTTAGTGGATGCTCTCCACTGTCGAGGcatgagagagaagggcctCCAGAGGCAGATGCAGAAATACATGGAGATCATCCCCCAGGTCTGCACCAAACACAAAGATG TGGCCATGATCGAGCTGCATGAGCTGGAGGAGAGCCAGGTCAGTGTGGAATCAGTGCGCGGCTGGTGTGTTGAGGAGCAAGCTATGGAGATGGACATTGCTGTGCTACAGCAGGTAGAAGAACTGGAGAGGAAGGTCACCGCAGCCAGTCTGCAAGTCAAG GGCTGGACCTATCCTGACCCTCAGTCTGAGAGGGAGGACCTGGTGTATTACGAGCACAAGCCCCCCACCACCAAATCCACAGCAGGATCAGCAAACGGGGCAGACAAGGACACCAAGGAGCATCCAGAAGAGCGAGGGGAGAAGGGAGGGGTGATGCGTCACCCGGACAACCCATTGGACATAGCAGTGACACGTCTGGCTGATCTGGAACGCAACATCGAGAGAAG TGGTGAGGAGGAGGTGGCCCATGGAATGAAGGTGTGGAGAAAGGCCTTGAGTGAAGTGCGTAGTGCTGCCCAGTTGGCCATGTGTATCCAGCAACTGCAGAAGTCTATTGCCTGGGAGCGATCCATCATGAAAGTG TACTGCCAGATGTGCAAGAAGGGGGATAATGAGGATTTGCTCCTACTGTGTGATGGTTGTGACAAAGGCTGCCACACTTACTGTCACAAACCCAAGATTACCAGTATCCCAGAGGGAGACTGGTACTGCCCAGCCTGCATATCGAAG GCAAGTGGCCCATCTCCCAAAAGCAAAAAGCCACCAAGCAAGCCACTTGCATCCAGCGGAGGAAGTAGTAAGAAAGGTGGAGAGGTGAAGAAGAATGGGAAGCAGGCAGGTAATGGGGACATGTCTGAGGACGACTCAGCCAGCGCCAGCAGCACGCccaagaaaacagcaaaagacaCCAGCAGGAAGAGGAAACCAGAAGAGACCTCCCTTGCTCTGCCAGCCTCCAATCAGGAGagccctgtgtgtgtgaagcGAGCCAAGACCGCTAGAGACAACAACAGGGACTTGGGACTATGCAG GGTACTCCTTGCTGAGTTGGAGCGCCATCAGGATGCATGGCCTTTTCTCACGCCTGTCAACCTGAAATCGGTCCCTGGCTACAAGAAGGTCATCAAGAAACCGATGGACTTCTCCACCATACGTGAGAAGCTTGTGAGCAGCCA gtaTCAAAACCTGGAGACTTTTATCATTGATGTCAATTTGGTCTTTGATAACTGCGAGAAATTCAATGAAGACAACTCAGACATTGGTCGAGCTGGTCATAACATGAGGAAGTTCTTCGAGAAGCGCTGGACTGAGcttctgaaacaaacaaactaa